The region CCGGCGCAGGCGGCGGCCGAAGCCTCACTGGATCGTCTGTTCGGGGAGAAGAACGTCGTGCTGCTGCACGGGGTGACGGGAAGCGGCAAGACCGAACTTTATGTCCGGCAGATCGCCGAGGTGGTCGCCCGGGGGGAGGACGTGCTCTACCTGCTGCCCGAGATCGCGCTGACGGCCCAGCTCATCGAACGGATGCGCCGCTTTTTCGGCGACCGTGTGGTGCCCTACCACTCCCGGTTCACCGACCGCCGGCGGGCCGAGCTCTACCGCCGGGTGGAGGGGGGCGGAGGCTGGATCGTGATGGGCGCCCGGTCGGCGCTCTTCATGCCGCTGCCGAAGATCGGGCTGGTCGTCGTGGACGAAGAGCACGACGCGGGTTACAAACAGGCCGATTCCGCGCCGCGTTACCATGCCCGCGACTGTGCGCTGGTGCTGGCCCGCCTGCACGGGGCCCGCACCCTGCTGGGCAGCGCCACGCCCTCGGTGGAGAGCTGGCTCAACGCCACTACGGGAAAATACGGGCTGGTGACCCTGCGGGAGCGGTACGGCGATGCCCTGCTGCCGCAGGTGATCGTCTCCGACACGCTTTGCGCCTCGCGGAGGGGCGAACGGCACGTCCATTTCAACCGGATACTGCTCGACCGGATCGAAGCGGCGCTCGCCGCCCGCTCGCAGGTGATGCTTTTCCAGAACCGGAGGGGTTTCTCGCCTTATGTGGAGTGCGGGGAGTGCGGCTGGGTGGCCGGCTGCCCGCACTGCAACGTGACGCTTACCTACCACAAGGGGGAGCGGATGCTGCGCTGCCATTACTGCGGCTATGCCGTGCCGGCCCCGCGTCTCTGTCCCGCCTGCGGAAAGGGGGAGCCCGAGGCCCGCGGATTCGGCACGGAGAAGGTGGAGGAGGAGTTGCAGCGGATTTTCCCCGCGGCCCGGATCGCCCGCCTCGACCGGGATACGGCGGCGAGCGAACGGCGTTACCGGCAGATCGTTGCCGATTTCGAACGGGGAGAGACCGACATTCTGGTCGGCACCCAGATGATCGCCAAGGGATTCGACTTCCCGCGCGTGGTGCTGGTGGGGGTGCTCAATGCCGACAACCTGCTGAACTATCCCGATTTCCGCGCCTCGGAACGGGCTTTCCAGCTGATGACGCAGGTGGCGGGCCGGGCCGGGCGGGGACGGACTCCGGGCGAGGTGGTGATCCAGACCTCGCAGCCGCAGCATCCCGTGATCCGGCAGGTGATGGACGGCGACTACGAAGGCATGGTCCGCAGCCAGCTGGCCGAACGCCAGTCGTTCTTCTATCCTCCCTATTGCCGGCTGGTGGCCATTACCCTGCGCCACCGCGACAAGGCCGTGCTGTGGCGGGCCGCTTCCCGTTTCGGGGAGGTGTGCCGTCCCGTGTTCGGGCGGCGCCTGCTCGGGCCCGAAGCCCCGCCGGTCGACCGGGTGCGGGAGGAGTTCATCGTCTGTTTCACGCTCAAGATCGAGCGGGAACAGTCGTTCGCCCGGGCACGCGGGCTGCTGGCCGGCATGGTGGCGCGGCTGACGGCCGAGCCCGATTACAGGAACCTTACGGTCGTCTGCAATGTCGATCCCCAATAGAGAGGCCATGACAGGTTTTTCGTTCCGCAGCGTGTTCGGCGACGTGTTCCGCCTCTTCTTCCCTCCGGTCTGTCCGGCCTGCGGGCGGCCGATGGGCGAGGGGGCCCGCACGATCTGCACCCGCTGCCGGGGCGAGATTCCCCTGACGGGTTTCTGCCGCCGGGCGGACAATCCCGTGGCGGAGCGGCTCCGGGAGTTGAAAGTTCCGGTCGTGCATGCCTGTTCGTTC is a window of Gallalistipes aquisgranensis DNA encoding:
- the priA gene encoding replication restart helicase PriA; translated protein: MENPPLYADVVLPLALPPLTFGVGPELAGSLRPGAGAVVRLGPRKIYQGVVWRLHSERPSFAVRPVERAAGTVLRPVQMELWEWIASYYMCTLGEVMRAALPAALKPEGFSEEEFSADVFRPRMRQWIGIHPSVGSWEELNERFERLRRAPKQYALLARIADLLSGPGEGERPFPVGKAVPREETGADGTLLGALVKKKLLVVGQREERPGDPSAFTARMPELTPAQAAAEASLDRLFGEKNVVLLHGVTGSGKTELYVRQIAEVVARGEDVLYLLPEIALTAQLIERMRRFFGDRVVPYHSRFTDRRRAELYRRVEGGGGWIVMGARSALFMPLPKIGLVVVDEEHDAGYKQADSAPRYHARDCALVLARLHGARTLLGSATPSVESWLNATTGKYGLVTLRERYGDALLPQVIVSDTLCASRRGERHVHFNRILLDRIEAALAARSQVMLFQNRRGFSPYVECGECGWVAGCPHCNVTLTYHKGERMLRCHYCGYAVPAPRLCPACGKGEPEARGFGTEKVEEELQRIFPAARIARLDRDTAASERRYRQIVADFERGETDILVGTQMIAKGFDFPRVVLVGVLNADNLLNYPDFRASERAFQLMTQVAGRAGRGRTPGEVVIQTSQPQHPVIRQVMDGDYEGMVRSQLAERQSFFYPPYCRLVAITLRHRDKAVLWRAASRFGEVCRPVFGRRLLGPEAPPVDRVREEFIVCFTLKIEREQSFARARGLLAGMVARLTAEPDYRNLTVVCNVDPQ